The Algoriphagus sanaruensis genome window below encodes:
- a CDS encoding efflux RND transporter permease subunit, with the protein MTDFQKSKTIREFGLSSFSVDNSTSVVILTLIITVLGLGAYRTMPKESFPEIVIPTVYVGTPYPGNSPVDMENLITRPIEKELKSLNNVKDIKSTSVQDFSSIVIEFTPGVEISKAIQDVKDAVDKSKSELPSDLDQDPNVLEVNTSDFPIMNVNISGPYSEQELKKFGEYLEDAIEKLPEISKADLAGTVEREIQINADPYKMEAVGVSFSDISGAIQSENLTISGGSIRTGEFERTLRVDGEFSDPKELLDIIVKTDQNKIVYLRDVAEVKDTFKDRTSYARSKNLPVVTINVTKRSGENLLDAADKIKTLIDNAKTNRFPSNLEISITNDQSKQTRTQVADLENSIIFGIILVVLVLMFFMGFRNALFVGSAIPLSMFISFLILNSFGITLNLMVLFSLILALGMLVDNGIVVVENIYRLMQEGKSPMRAAKEGVGEVAWPIISSTATTVAAFLPLAFWEDIVGEFMKFLPITLIIVLSSSLFVALVINPVMTSMFMKIDEVGKEKPKRKPIIVAGIFLTLAVIFYLVQWTAMGSLSLVASLLTLFNVFVLRKAILWFQSVLLVKLENAYEATLKYALSAKRPYFVFGGTFLLLIVSVGLLFVRAPKVLFFPDNQPQLVNVFVEFPIGTDIEATNAFVDQMEDEMMVALNPYQDIIESVISQVGQGTSDPTEGPSQQATPHKAKITIGFVDYIDRQGIDTNDAMEAIRDLVVKYPGVLITVNKQRNGPPVGNPVNIEFVGEDFEQLIAFVEQTKNYLEGQNIAGIEELKTDLSLGSPELVVHIDREKARRFGLSTSQIATDLRTSLFGLEVSKYKEGEDDFPIQLRLSEDYRYDISTLVNKKIGFRDKFGNKREVPISAVADIEYGSTYGSVKRKDLEKAITMFSNVLDGYNATEINAQIKQIMDSYQVPDGITVKYTGEQEEQAKSMQFLIGALGIAVSLIFLIIVAQFNSVASPFIIMTSVLFSTIGVFLGLVIFNMDFVVIMTGIGIISLAGVVVNNAIVLIDYTNLVRIRKREEKGIKHGEYLTYEDLLDSIIEAGKTRLRPVLLTAITTVLGLIPLAIGMNINFSTLLSEFDPQFYVGGDNAAFWGPMAWTVIFGLTFATLITLVIVPVMYLLTDKLSMSLRKLKA; encoded by the coding sequence ATGACAGATTTTCAAAAATCAAAGACTATCCGTGAGTTTGGGTTGTCCTCCTTCAGTGTGGACAATTCTACTTCCGTGGTCATTTTGACCCTGATCATCACGGTTTTGGGCTTGGGAGCCTACCGAACCATGCCTAAGGAAAGTTTTCCGGAAATTGTGATTCCTACAGTATATGTGGGAACTCCTTACCCGGGTAACTCGCCGGTGGATATGGAAAACCTGATTACACGTCCTATCGAGAAGGAATTGAAATCCCTCAACAACGTGAAGGATATCAAGTCTACTTCAGTTCAAGATTTTTCATCCATTGTCATTGAGTTTACCCCTGGGGTAGAAATTTCCAAGGCAATTCAGGATGTAAAGGACGCCGTAGATAAATCCAAGAGTGAGCTTCCTTCTGATCTAGATCAAGATCCGAATGTTTTGGAGGTTAACACCTCCGATTTCCCGATCATGAACGTGAACATTTCTGGTCCTTATTCGGAGCAGGAACTGAAGAAGTTTGGGGAATATTTGGAAGATGCGATCGAAAAGCTTCCTGAAATTTCTAAGGCTGATCTAGCCGGTACCGTAGAGCGAGAAATTCAAATCAATGCTGATCCGTATAAAATGGAGGCAGTAGGGGTGAGTTTCTCGGATATTTCTGGTGCTATTCAATCCGAAAACTTAACCATTTCTGGCGGCAGCATTCGGACCGGAGAATTTGAGCGAACACTCCGGGTAGATGGGGAATTCTCTGATCCTAAAGAGCTGTTGGACATCATTGTCAAGACGGATCAAAATAAGATTGTTTACCTACGTGACGTTGCAGAAGTTAAGGATACGTTCAAAGACCGGACTTCCTATGCCCGAAGCAAAAACCTTCCTGTGGTAACGATCAATGTGACCAAGCGAAGTGGTGAAAACTTGCTCGATGCTGCGGATAAAATCAAAACCTTAATTGATAATGCGAAGACCAATCGTTTTCCAAGCAATTTGGAAATCAGCATTACCAATGATCAAAGTAAGCAAACGCGAACCCAAGTAGCGGATTTGGAAAACTCCATCATCTTCGGGATCATTCTGGTGGTTTTGGTGTTGATGTTTTTCATGGGATTCCGAAACGCCCTTTTTGTGGGTTCGGCGATACCATTGTCCATGTTTATCTCCTTCCTGATCCTCAATTCATTTGGAATTACCCTCAACTTGATGGTGTTATTTTCCTTGATTTTGGCTTTGGGGATGTTGGTGGATAATGGAATTGTGGTAGTCGAAAATATCTACCGACTCATGCAGGAGGGAAAATCTCCCATGCGTGCAGCCAAGGAGGGTGTCGGTGAAGTGGCATGGCCGATTATTTCTTCTACAGCAACTACTGTAGCGGCATTCTTACCTCTTGCTTTTTGGGAGGATATCGTGGGAGAATTTATGAAGTTCCTTCCGATTACCTTGATTATCGTCTTGTCCTCTTCCTTGTTTGTGGCCTTGGTGATCAATCCAGTGATGACCTCCATGTTTATGAAAATCGATGAGGTCGGAAAGGAAAAGCCTAAGCGAAAGCCAATTATTGTGGCGGGGATTTTCTTGACTCTGGCTGTAATTTTCTATTTGGTACAATGGACTGCAATGGGTTCTCTTTCTCTTGTAGCTTCTTTGTTGACTTTATTTAATGTGTTTGTCCTTCGCAAAGCAATTCTTTGGTTCCAAAGTGTACTTTTAGTCAAGTTGGAGAATGCTTATGAAGCTACCTTGAAGTATGCATTGAGTGCCAAGCGTCCTTACTTTGTATTTGGTGGAACCTTCCTTTTGTTGATCGTATCGGTAGGCTTGCTTTTCGTAAGAGCTCCAAAGGTTCTGTTCTTCCCAGATAACCAACCACAATTGGTCAATGTCTTCGTGGAATTCCCGATCGGAACGGACATCGAGGCAACCAATGCTTTTGTAGACCAGATGGAAGACGAAATGATGGTTGCCCTGAATCCATATCAGGATATTATTGAGTCTGTTATTTCTCAGGTGGGACAGGGAACCAGTGATCCAACTGAAGGACCTAGCCAACAAGCTACACCTCACAAAGCAAAGATTACCATTGGATTCGTGGATTACATCGATCGTCAAGGTATTGATACCAATGATGCGATGGAGGCTATTCGTGATTTGGTAGTCAAATATCCTGGTGTTTTGATCACAGTGAACAAACAGCGAAATGGACCTCCGGTGGGTAATCCGGTGAACATTGAGTTTGTAGGGGAGGACTTTGAGCAGTTGATTGCATTTGTAGAGCAAACCAAAAATTACCTTGAAGGACAAAACATTGCTGGTATCGAGGAACTAAAGACTGACTTGTCCTTGGGAAGCCCTGAGCTAGTGGTGCACATTGACCGAGAAAAAGCAAGACGATTTGGCTTATCTACCTCTCAAATTGCCACGGATTTGAGAACCTCACTCTTTGGTCTGGAAGTTTCCAAATACAAAGAAGGGGAAGATGATTTCCCAATTCAATTGAGATTATCTGAAGACTATCGCTATGACATTAGCACCTTGGTGAATAAAAAAATTGGATTCAGAGATAAGTTTGGAAACAAGCGTGAAGTTCCGATTTCTGCAGTGGCAGATATTGAGTATGGATCCACCTATGGCTCAGTGAAGCGAAAGGATTTGGAAAAAGCGATCACCATGTTCTCCAATGTTTTGGATGGCTACAATGCTACAGAAATTAATGCCCAAATCAAGCAAATAATGGATAGCTATCAAGTTCCGGATGGCATCACAGTGAAATACACTGGGGAGCAAGAGGAGCAGGCTAAATCCATGCAGTTCTTGATTGGAGCATTGGGGATCGCAGTTTCTTTGATCTTCTTGATTATTGTGGCTCAGTTTAATTCTGTAGCGAGTCCATTTATTATCATGACCTCTGTATTGTTCAGTACGATTGGGGTATTCTTAGGTCTAGTGATTTTCAACATGGATTTTGTCGTAATCATGACAGGAATCGGAATTATATCCCTTGCTGGGGTAGTAGTTAACAATGCCATTGTATTGATTGACTACACCAATCTTGTTCGAATTCGAAAGCGTGAGGAAAAAGGAATCAAGCATGGTGAATATTTAACCTATGAAGACTTGCTAGACAGTATCATTGAGGCAGGTAAAACCCGTCTTCGACCTGTTCTTCTAACCGCTATTACAACAGTCCTTGGATTAATCCCATTAGCCATCGGAATGAATATCAATTTTAGTACGCTATTGAGCGAATTTGATCCTCAATTCTATGTTGGTGGAGATAATGCAGCCTTCTGGGGACCGATGGCATGGACCGTGATTTTTGGGCTAACCTTTGCCACGCTCATTACGTTAGTGATCGTACCAGTCATGTATTTGTTGACAGATAAGCTTTCAATGAGCCTGCGCAAGTTAAAAGCATGA
- the xseB gene encoding exodeoxyribonuclease VII small subunit → MKDLTYSQSLERLESILAQLEEGSKSVDELADLVKEAAALVKTCRTKLRSTEEEIQKAFEED, encoded by the coding sequence ATGAAGGATCTAACCTACAGCCAATCTTTGGAACGATTGGAAAGTATTTTGGCTCAACTCGAAGAAGGAAGCAAATCCGTGGATGAGTTAGCAGATTTAGTCAAGGAAGCAGCCGCATTGGTAAAAACTTGCCGCACCAAACTTCGATCTACGGAAGAGGAAATTCAAAAGGCCTTTGAAGAAGATTAA
- a CDS encoding UpxY family transcription antiterminator translates to MQELKWYVMYTASRSEKKVAERLRENGLEVYLPIVEELRQWSDRKKKVQRPLFNGYVFVKTNRNKLWECLQVPGAVKFVHFSGAHATIREEDLDTIKRVVTTGVAVETDGSEIEPGEKVKVMGGPLQDMVGECIEKGNKDYFLIRIPGIYQNMLITIERKFLQVLPN, encoded by the coding sequence ATGCAAGAGTTGAAATGGTATGTGATGTACACGGCCTCCCGATCTGAAAAGAAAGTTGCTGAAAGGCTTCGGGAAAATGGCTTGGAAGTCTATTTGCCAATCGTGGAGGAATTGAGACAATGGTCGGATCGCAAAAAGAAAGTTCAGCGCCCACTTTTTAATGGCTATGTGTTTGTAAAAACCAACCGAAACAAACTTTGGGAATGCCTTCAAGTCCCCGGAGCGGTGAAGTTTGTCCACTTCTCTGGAGCTCATGCAACTATTCGCGAAGAGGATCTGGATACGATCAAGCGTGTGGTTACTACGGGAGTGGCAGTGGAGACCGATGGCTCAGAAATTGAACCCGGAGAAAAAGTTAAAGTAATGGGCGGTCCCCTTCAAGATATGGTTGGAGAGTGTATCGAGAAAGGAAATAAGGACTACTTCCTGATTCGAATCCCAGGGATTTACCAAAATATGTTGATTACTATTGAGCGTAAATTTCTTCAAGTTTTACCTAACTAG
- the xseA gene encoding exodeoxyribonuclease VII large subunit has translation MNPLSVSQLTQQIQQVLESELAPVFWVVGELADFRVAPQGHAYFELVEKQENKLLAKIRGNIWQFNYRTIAAKFESITRTSLKNGMKVLAQVSVNFHPLYGLSITVKDIDPSFSLGERSRIRQETIDRLTREGLLRLNGNLPLPIVIQRIAVISSPTAAGYGDFINQLDQNGYGYQVSHQLFPSLMQGNEAVGTLISALDKILFQSENRTFDAVILIRGGGAQLDLDCFDDYELAKKIAAYPIPVLTGIGHERDETIADLVAHTRLKTPTAVAEFILESFRIFEENLGLSLRRLDRATRSKLREESTKIQQLELRLRGKSMQMLNSNTDRITTLSKRILMGANSTLKIQTVELDNLARGIKKSTKLLLDQQEAKLTFLESQLRQLDPEAIFKRGYTRSEVNGSPIGSGDITEGATLKTYAEKMILTSTITQIEKK, from the coding sequence ATGAATCCTCTTTCCGTCAGTCAACTAACCCAACAAATCCAGCAGGTACTTGAATCAGAACTTGCTCCTGTTTTTTGGGTGGTAGGTGAATTGGCGGACTTTCGAGTAGCCCCACAAGGACACGCATATTTTGAGCTAGTTGAAAAGCAGGAAAATAAACTGCTCGCAAAAATCCGTGGCAATATTTGGCAGTTTAACTATCGGACGATAGCTGCCAAGTTTGAATCTATTACCCGAACCAGTCTCAAAAATGGGATGAAGGTTTTGGCTCAGGTTTCGGTCAATTTTCACCCACTGTATGGTCTGAGCATTACGGTTAAGGACATTGATCCCTCGTTTTCATTGGGAGAGCGATCTCGCATTCGGCAGGAAACAATCGATCGCTTGACTCGGGAAGGATTACTTCGACTAAATGGGAATTTGCCTCTTCCGATCGTCATCCAAAGAATTGCCGTAATCTCAAGCCCTACCGCCGCAGGATACGGTGATTTCATCAACCAATTGGATCAAAATGGCTACGGCTATCAAGTGAGCCACCAACTTTTCCCTTCCCTTATGCAAGGAAATGAAGCTGTTGGAACCTTGATTTCAGCCTTGGACAAGATCCTATTCCAATCAGAAAACCGGACCTTTGATGCCGTAATCCTAATTCGAGGAGGCGGAGCTCAATTAGATTTGGATTGTTTTGATGACTATGAATTGGCCAAAAAAATCGCGGCATATCCCATCCCAGTCTTGACTGGAATTGGCCATGAACGAGATGAAACCATTGCAGATTTGGTGGCGCATACCCGATTGAAAACTCCCACTGCGGTTGCGGAATTTATCCTAGAAAGCTTTCGGATCTTTGAGGAAAATCTTGGTTTAAGCCTTCGTCGGTTGGATCGAGCCACTCGATCTAAACTCCGAGAAGAATCTACCAAAATCCAGCAACTAGAATTGAGACTTCGGGGAAAAAGTATGCAAATGCTGAATTCCAACACAGATCGGATTACGACTCTTTCGAAGCGAATTCTTATGGGAGCAAATTCTACCCTAAAAATCCAAACTGTCGAATTGGATAATTTAGCTCGAGGCATAAAAAAAAGCACCAAGCTCCTCTTGGATCAACAGGAAGCTAAACTTACTTTTCTCGAATCCCAACTTCGGCAACTAGACCCAGAAGCGATTTTCAAAAGAGGCTATACGCGCTCGGAAGTGAATGGAAGCCCTATCGGTTCTGGAGATATTACCGAAGGAGCTACCTTAAAAACGTATGCTGAAAAAATGATTTTAACGAGTACCATCACTCAAATTGAAAAGAAATGA
- a CDS encoding TolC family protein, whose translation MKNYLLILAFLGLGVGQVHAQEVVQLTLKDALEYAMENNVNTRNARLETLVSKATIKETTATGLPQITGAFNLDYNPSIPVVFLPNEPPFGNPDIPGDVIPARFGISYSSGLAVNVKQMIFNGSFFVGLRAARTLEQLTDFDLKKAENDVVENVKKAYFGVLVSQERVKLGKANLARLDTLLKETKALNEAGFAEKIEVSRVQVQRNNAYTQFEQSIAAYQISQQILKLQMGMPMDYELALTETLTELNPAAEIQELLTTEASGRVEMNQLETNIELAKLDLKNNLVQYMPTIDLNGNIRRSGAGNELNRVYNKQNWFGSSLIGISMSIPIFDGLAKSARIQKNRIQISQLENQRNFLTESFKNEVFTAKTNLKNDFDLLEVQRENLDLATEVFRVAKVKYQEGVGSNLEVVDADAALIQAEINYLGAIYDGLISLVELEKALGLLKADLTN comes from the coding sequence ATGAAGAATTACCTACTGATTTTGGCCTTTTTGGGGCTGGGTGTGGGGCAGGTGCATGCACAAGAAGTCGTTCAGTTGACGCTGAAAGACGCCTTGGAGTATGCGATGGAAAACAACGTAAACACCAGAAATGCCAGATTGGAAACCTTGGTTTCTAAGGCGACGATCAAGGAAACCACTGCCACAGGTCTTCCTCAGATTACGGGTGCATTCAACTTGGATTACAATCCGAGTATTCCGGTGGTGTTCCTTCCGAATGAACCTCCTTTTGGAAATCCTGACATCCCTGGAGATGTGATTCCAGCAAGATTCGGGATTAGCTACTCTTCAGGCTTGGCGGTCAATGTCAAGCAAATGATCTTTAACGGGTCATTTTTTGTCGGCTTGAGAGCGGCTAGAACATTGGAACAACTGACTGATTTTGACCTTAAAAAGGCCGAAAATGATGTGGTCGAAAATGTGAAGAAAGCCTATTTCGGTGTATTGGTGAGCCAAGAGCGAGTGAAATTGGGAAAGGCTAATTTGGCGAGATTGGATACGCTTCTTAAAGAAACCAAAGCATTGAATGAAGCTGGATTTGCTGAGAAAATTGAGGTTTCCAGAGTTCAAGTTCAGCGAAACAATGCCTATACTCAGTTTGAGCAAAGTATAGCAGCCTATCAGATCAGTCAGCAAATCCTAAAGCTTCAGATGGGTATGCCAATGGATTACGAGTTGGCTTTGACTGAGACGCTTACCGAATTAAATCCAGCGGCAGAGATTCAGGAATTATTGACCACAGAAGCAAGTGGACGAGTGGAAATGAATCAATTGGAAACCAACATTGAATTGGCCAAACTGGATTTGAAAAACAATCTAGTGCAATACATGCCGACTATTGATTTGAATGGAAACATCAGAAGATCAGGAGCTGGAAATGAACTTAATCGAGTGTATAACAAACAAAATTGGTTTGGTAGCTCCCTGATCGGGATATCGATGAGCATTCCAATTTTTGATGGATTGGCTAAATCTGCCAGAATCCAAAAGAACAGAATCCAGATTTCTCAACTAGAAAATCAGCGAAACTTCTTGACAGAAAGCTTTAAGAATGAAGTGTTTACTGCCAAGACGAATTTGAAAAATGACTTCGATTTGCTGGAAGTTCAGCGCGAAAATCTTGATTTAGCAACAGAGGTCTTCCGAGTTGCAAAAGTGAAATACCAAGAAGGAGTAGGCTCCAATCTTGAAGTAGTAGATGCCGATGCCGCTTTGATTCAGGCAGAAATCAACTACCTCGGAGCGATCTACGATGGACTGATTTCCTTGGTAGAATTAGAAAAAGCCCTTGGTCTTTTGAAGGCTGATTTGACAAACTAA
- the dapA gene encoding 4-hydroxy-tetrahydrodipicolinate synthase, with the protein MNAFKGTGVALVTPFHEDHSIDFNSLRKLVDHVISGGVDYLVVLGTTGEAATLSSSEKKLVLKACLEYNGGRVPVMLGIGGNNTQSVIEEIQNTDFTGVAGILSVSPYYNKPSQAGIIAHYTAVADASPVPVMLYNIPGRTMSNMNASTTLTLSHHPNVIGMKEASGNLEQCMQIAAEMPHDFLLLSGDDLLTKAIMSIGGSGVISVLANAYPETFATLTKGDEKEALAAAFSLLKLNSLMYLEGNPVGIKNLLSHLGILSSDQVRLPMLKASLELSGQIKAAAKL; encoded by the coding sequence ATGAACGCATTCAAAGGCACCGGCGTAGCCCTAGTCACTCCATTTCACGAAGACCATTCGATTGACTTTAACAGTCTTCGAAAGCTGGTGGATCATGTCATTTCAGGCGGTGTGGATTATTTGGTAGTTCTCGGTACCACCGGAGAGGCTGCTACTCTTTCCTCATCTGAAAAGAAATTGGTTCTCAAAGCTTGTCTTGAATACAATGGTGGCCGAGTACCTGTTATGCTTGGAATTGGCGGAAACAACACCCAATCAGTTATTGAAGAAATTCAAAACACCGATTTCACGGGAGTTGCAGGTATTCTTTCCGTAAGTCCTTATTATAATAAGCCGAGTCAAGCCGGTATTATTGCCCATTATACCGCAGTAGCTGATGCGTCTCCTGTTCCTGTGATGTTGTACAATATTCCCGGCAGGACGATGTCAAATATGAATGCGTCGACCACCTTGACGCTTTCTCACCATCCCAACGTCATTGGGATGAAAGAAGCCAGCGGAAACTTAGAGCAATGCATGCAGATTGCAGCAGAGATGCCACATGACTTTTTGCTCCTTTCTGGCGATGATTTATTAACGAAGGCCATAATGAGCATTGGAGGAAGTGGGGTCATTTCTGTTTTGGCCAATGCCTATCCAGAAACATTTGCCACCCTAACCAAGGGTGATGAAAAAGAAGCTTTGGCGGCTGCTTTTTCCCTCTTAAAATTGAATAGCTTGATGTATTTGGAAGGAAATCCAGTAGGAATCAAAAATCTTCTTTCCCACCTTGGAATCCTGAGCAGTGACCAAGTGAGGCTTCCGATGCTAAAAGCTAGCCTTGAATTGAGCGGACAAATCAAAGCCGCCGCAAAACTTTAA
- a CDS encoding efflux RND transporter periplasmic adaptor subunit: MKPIKRFLTVFALAGLTFACSKDELATKKAELESLKADLASINTEIKTLEEEISKLDPEFAAANKKSILITTAQAQKTEFVHFVEVTGSVLSKKNVSVSAETAGRVIEVPAIEGMRVTKGQVLARIDAESIQRSIDELETNLNLAKTIFEKQERLWNQKIGTEVQYLEAKSRKEGLEKSLAGLKTQLDKSIIRAPFNGTIETVQVRLGELVQPGTPVFQFVGESDLFIEADISESFIGVLAKGDSVEVSFPSINKTIQTKVSAVGSIINPNNRTFKVEVFLPAISEVKPNMITVLKIQDYKNPASVVVPGHLILSDTRGDYVFTVENGSAKKKYVKRGMAYKDQTEILEGLTGSEQLVDKGFREVGDDFSVTIAEQ; this comes from the coding sequence ATGAAACCTATCAAGAGATTTTTGACTGTATTCGCTTTAGCCGGATTGACCTTCGCTTGTAGCAAGGATGAGTTGGCGACTAAAAAAGCAGAATTAGAGTCCCTAAAGGCAGATCTAGCCAGCATTAATACTGAAATCAAAACCTTGGAGGAGGAGATTTCAAAGCTGGATCCTGAATTTGCAGCAGCAAACAAAAAATCCATCCTCATCACTACCGCTCAAGCTCAGAAAACTGAATTTGTTCATTTTGTGGAGGTAACCGGTTCGGTTCTTTCCAAAAAGAATGTCAGTGTTAGCGCTGAGACTGCCGGTCGAGTGATTGAAGTTCCGGCCATCGAAGGAATGCGCGTAACCAAAGGCCAAGTATTGGCTCGAATTGACGCAGAATCTATCCAAAGAAGTATTGACGAATTGGAGACCAATCTCAATTTGGCAAAAACCATTTTTGAAAAGCAGGAGCGTCTCTGGAACCAAAAGATTGGAACCGAAGTCCAGTACCTTGAAGCCAAAAGCCGCAAGGAAGGACTCGAGAAAAGTCTTGCCGGCTTAAAAACACAATTGGATAAATCGATCATTCGTGCGCCATTCAATGGAACAATCGAGACGGTTCAGGTAAGATTGGGAGAGTTGGTTCAGCCAGGTACCCCAGTTTTCCAATTTGTGGGAGAAAGCGATTTATTTATCGAGGCTGATATTTCAGAGAGCTTTATTGGGGTATTAGCTAAGGGTGATTCGGTAGAGGTAAGTTTCCCTTCTATCAATAAAACGATCCAAACGAAAGTGTCTGCAGTAGGATCCATCATTAATCCAAACAACAGAACATTTAAAGTTGAAGTGTTTCTTCCTGCTATTTCGGAGGTAAAGCCTAATATGATTACGGTATTGAAAATCCAGGATTATAAAAACCCGGCGAGCGTGGTTGTTCCAGGACATTTGATTTTGTCAGATACCAGAGGTGACTATGTATTTACTGTCGAAAATGGCTCTGCGAAGAAGAAATATGTGAAGCGTGGAATGGCCTATAAAGATCAAACCGAAATTTTAGAAGGCTTGACTGGAAGTGAGCAACTCGTGGACAAAGGTTTCCGAGAAGTAGGGGATGATTTCAGTGTAACCATTGCGGAACAGTAA
- a CDS encoding TetR/AcrR family transcriptional regulator — protein sequence MTTRERILEIATEQFSRFGVRTVTMEDIARQIGVSKKTIYQEFADKKDLVKEVFSRILELDRKKLAFILEEEDGVIEHLVKTSRMMRERLSSMNPMVIMEVQKYFPEAWKMFEEFKETVIMNDLVRMIERGKELGYFRPEIDSAILAKVRVNQITNAFDPMNFANPDYNLVEEQVVLMDHFLHGIFTEKGRQAYQSQNQRFENIN from the coding sequence TTGACAACGCGAGAAAGAATTTTGGAAATAGCTACGGAGCAGTTTTCCCGTTTTGGGGTCCGTACAGTGACCATGGAGGATATTGCCCGGCAGATTGGAGTCTCAAAAAAAACCATCTATCAGGAGTTTGCTGATAAAAAGGATTTAGTAAAGGAGGTTTTTTCCAGGATCTTGGAATTAGACCGGAAGAAACTTGCCTTCATCCTTGAGGAAGAAGATGGCGTGATCGAGCATTTAGTTAAAACCTCTCGAATGATGCGTGAGCGTCTCAGTTCGATGAATCCTATGGTAATCATGGAGGTTCAGAAATATTTTCCCGAGGCTTGGAAGATGTTTGAGGAATTTAAGGAGACAGTCATTATGAATGATTTGGTCCGAATGATCGAGCGGGGAAAAGAGCTCGGCTATTTTCGTCCGGAAATCGATTCAGCCATCTTGGCAAAAGTTCGTGTCAACCAGATTACGAATGCTTTTGATCCGATGAATTTTGCAAATCCCGACTACAACCTGGTCGAGGAGCAAGTAGTGCTTATGGATCATTTTCTCCATGGGATTTTTACAGAAAAGGGCCGTCAGGCTTACCAGTCACAGAACCAACGATTTGAAAATATAAATTAA